A genomic stretch from Argiope bruennichi chromosome 2, qqArgBrue1.1, whole genome shotgun sequence includes:
- the LOC129955361 gene encoding uncharacterized protein LOC129955361, producing the protein MTRRMKIIKFDSKISWAVALACGCMNLLIMIPLKVSGLIFVEILDRYHVGRNLAGYPTFTITLMRCTTGPLVGYFAERFGMNGVMILGSILSAAGISACFFAEDIAVVIVLLGVIHGLGVAFLNIFLPMIVKIHFKKHLTLAFGVTQAGACIGAFFAPALLLWIFRNYGTSGGFLIIGAMVLNSLPIVMIINILSPDRTSSKLGNSAKSKEFTKGQLETALTTTVHFGTTEVEDNALTDITDGKEEKVLKVREENIISKIQNSPENEDVASLVLNSPKCDHAEVVTDGTDAKALGSLSDFNMCRISAENAESETGKKGMELLLDKLGKASEMKQQKQNHKEEIKITTDKKINEFQNYIKEEFIPLVDIRTKPIKKDCEENVQQPTDYTYSKKRFKYKAEVSNKDTQEQILKSANDRDRVKDSNIHTPPCNFVNNISCRSLTFPTKTQLQPVTETEEIISPALKVFNPKSSEPMLPSNQQFHQSEVLQIDEQRSTRATNANKSLKIFLDVTFWIVIITQSLHMFVLIMFWTTMIDFSRDKNIDRSMEVYLLMVLPIAEIAGRLGLGWVTDCNHLTKINFCVVFFTLMGCSCSLMAWAQDFYAVMASILIFGVSSSGLISMFPMVVFEFFDTANHTMGQASKYCLFGPLSFFNGPMIGYFRDTVGSYSWLYHTIAVVSVGCAALSALIPVLARIRDEKRKMKRTS; encoded by the exons ATGACACGTAGGATGAAAATCATCAAGTTCGACAGCAAGATCAGCTGGGCTGTAGCCTTGGCCTGTGGGTGCATGAATTTATTGATTATGATACCATTGAAAGTCAGCGGTCTGATTTTTGTTGAGATCCTGGATCGGTACCACGTCGGCAGAAACCTGGCTGGCTATCCAACGTTTACTATCACTCTGATGCGATGCACAACTG GACCGTTAGTCGGATATTTTGCAGAGAGATTTGGAATGAACGGAGTGATGATTCTCGGAAGCATATTGTCGGCTGCAGGAATATCAGCCTGCTTCTTTGCTGAAGATATTGCAGTGGTGATTGTTTTATTAGGAGTCATTCATG GACTCGGTGTTGCCTTTCTAAACATATTCCTGCCTATGATTGtgaagattcattttaaaaaacatctcACCCTAGCATTCGGAGTGACTCAAGCAGGTGCTTGCATCGGAGCATTCTTCGCTCCTGCTCTTCTTTTGTGGATCTTCCGAAATTACGGTACATCCGGAGGGTTTCTGATCATAGGAGCGATGGTTCTGAACAGTTTGCCTATCGTTATGATTATCAACATTTTATCGCCTGATAGAACTTCCAGCAAGTTGGGCAACTCGGCGAAATCTAAAGAGTTCACAAAAGGACAGTTAGAAACAGCATTAACTACAACGGTCCATTTTGGAACAACGGAAGTTGAAGATAATGCTCTGACAGATATCACTGATGGTAAAGAAGAAAAGGTATTAAAGGTGCGAGAggagaatattatttcaaaaatacaaaatagtcCCGAAAATGAGGATGTAGCTTCTTTAGTACTAAACAGTCCTAAGTGTGATCACGCGGAAGTCGTAACAGATGGAACCGATGCTAAGGCGCTAGGTTCTTTAAGTGACTTTAATATGTGCAGAATTTCGGCGGAGAACGCGGAATCAGAAACGGGAAAGAAAGGAATGGAGCTATTGTTGGATAAATTGGGAAAGGCTTCAgaaatgaaacaacaaaaacagAATCACaaagaggaaattaaaataactacagataaaaagattaatgaatttcaaaattatattaaagaagaGTTCATTCCTCTCGTGGATATTCGAACGAAACCGATAAAAAAGGATTGTGAAGAAAATGTGCAGCAACCAACTGATTATACATAttcaaagaaaagatttaaatacaaagCTGAAGTAAGCAATAAAGATACAcaagaacaaatattaaaaagtgcaAATGACCGTGATCGTGTCAAAGACAGTAACATTCACACACCTCCAtgtaattttgtgaataatatATCATGTAGAAGTTTAACATTTCCTACAAAGACTCAATTGCAGCCAGTGACAGAAACTGAAGAAATTATTTCTCCGGCACTCAAGGTTTTTAATCCAAAATCTTCAGAGCCCATGCTGCCAAGCAATCAACAATTTCATCAAAGCGAAGTGTTACAAATTGATGAACAACGTTCAACAAGGGCAACAAACGCAAAcaaatctttaaagatttttctagACGTAACATTTTGGATTGTCATAATAACGCAGAGTCTCCATATGTTCGTTTTGATAATGTTTTGGACCACCATGATAGACTTCTCAAGGGACAAAAACATTGACAGAAGCATGGAGGTATATTTGTTGATGGTTTTACCCATAGCAGAAATAGCAGGTCGTTTAGGCTTAGGTTGGGTAACTGATTGTAATcatctaactaaaataaatttttgtgtcgTTTTTTTCACACTGATGGGTTGTTCCTGCTCGCTTATGGCATGGGCTCAGGATTTTTATGCTGTGATGGCAAGCATTCTTATATTTGGTGTTTCTTCCAGTGGGCTTATATCAATGTTTCCAATggtagtttttgaattttttgacacaGCAAACCATACAATGGGACAGGCTTCAAAATATTGTCTGTTCGGTCCTCTCAGTTTTTTTAATGGCCCGATGATAG GATATTTCAGAGACACAGTGGGATCTTACTCTTGGCTGTATCACACAATTGCAGTGGTGTCGGTGGGTTGTGCAGCTCTCTCTGCCTTGATCCCTGTGCTTGCCAGGATCAGAGACGAGAAAAGGAAAATGAAGAGAACAAGCTGA